A single region of the Schizosaccharomyces osmophilus chromosome 3, complete sequence genome encodes:
- the mok14 gene encoding spore wall alpha-1,4-glucan synthase, meiotic Mok14 codes for MLISKCAYVLQSLFFFIGLSLAERRTASQHGFDEITLSAKAVEPLPEFNNSLIDFSSTILETGSSDYSTNLTTDNLWSSESSTPLIEISKVEYPELNSSVVGEKVADYFNSLNFEGKAALAALNALKHSYGSSHVRRFTPYELFGQSQWVEEATEITHAGWSIMFDNFGRYFTLELRGLREITFAFFILFSLLPIATGAMTVYIFKRRYYAVTFNKQGRSKKSVRQLQENFVTDFDDTSNLSATLALPDNDEPLVVREPPQERLSILFATLEYNIPDWNIKIKIGGLGVMAQLMSNNLQRYDLIWVVPCVGDIVYPVAETAPSIIVKIVNQEYEVKVYYHYLENIKYVILDCPILRKQTSRNPYPLRMDDFSSAIFYSIWNQSIAAVMMRENPDIYHINDYHCALAPLYNLPRTVPCAVSLHNAEFQGLWPLQSANDLRDVCGLFNIPKSVCKGYVQFGNAFNLMHAAASYVRKHQSGFGVVGVSDKYGHRSWVRYPVFWSLKKVGHLPNPDPTDVDRATTFEPKQLPDLAEYNEKRKVEKRKTQEWAGLTVDDTADLLVFVGRWSVQKGIDLIADLAPTLLDKYNTQIIVVGPVIDLHGKFAAEKFAYIMERYPGRVFSRPEFVHLPSFIFDGADFALIPSRDEPFGLVAVEFGRRGAICIGARVGGLGEMPGWWYVVESSTTPHLLKQFETACSRALNSSSELRHNLRMAAIQQRFPVTEWMALYDKLIKKCIKTHKKVVKASAVDEQSAYVSTTLPGIKVYDTDGAVVANKPNDKVQEAPDTSELSNSTAEKNNIVPGQLSPEKLDEIMEADNDSVASSVGSRPLSELTYVSQSSMNFGSKLGVRFIDTNGVAISEFSAALISLTPENSKTKLCIDNFLVKILQKWYNEEHHYYRTGFRPRFYKYLKTRGKKPRELDDGSSVLSESSFREDFGPVRGVAGHQLSTCQRVMYVKVLGWPLYAIFLALGQILSISSFHLSLLSGFERNHMTSLYVVSGVFIISTFFWWGLYKNFASIHSLSIPFTVYGLAFTMTGISSMPFIPFMTRGWLSYGATWIYAIAASSGPLYFTLNFEDEHTKGLGSWVTRACILHGLQQLWTALLWLWGTLSSRLDWNYSVLIRPMNNMLVAAAVWPIAFVLMLITVMLYKGLPPFYRQTPGSVPAFSKALFHRRVVICFLLMVANQNFWMSSLISHGWRFFWNSELTVLWKVILMMFSFLVFLWVGLLTLLGRLSNTHTWLIPVLGLGFGGIKWIHVFWGTSNIGFFLPWAGISGAYIGRALWLWLGVLDSIQGIGCGLILLQTLSRRHVTNTLLTAQVIGASVTLLASAISPTKTGPSNVFPDLTGYTTADGLKPIANLAFWVCLCLNVILCGVYLKCFHKENINRP; via the coding sequence ATGTTGATTTCTAAATGTGCCTATGTTCTGCaaagccttttcttttttataggGTTATCCCTAGCAGAACGAAGAACGGCTAGTCAGCATGGCTTTGACGAAATTACTTTATCCGCTAAAGCAGTTGAGCCCCTTCCTGAATTTAATAATTCTCTGATAGACTTTAGTAGTACCATCTTAGAGACTGGTTCTTCGGATTACTCGACGAATCTTACCACCGATAATTTATGGTCTTCTGAATCTTCAACACCTTTAATTGAGATTTCTAAAGTTGAATATCCCGAATTAAATAGTTCGGTAGTCGGGGAAAAAGTTGCTGACTACTTCAACTCCCtaaattttgaaggaaaggCGGCATTAGCTGCTTTAAATGCCTTAAAGCATTCTTACGGCTCTTCGCATGTTCGAAGGTTTACCCCGTATGAGCTTTTTGGACAATCACAATGGGTTGAGGAAGCCACCGAAATCACTCATGCCGGTTGGTCGATTATGTTTGACAACTTTGGCCGCTACTTCACACTGGAATTAAGAGGACTTCGTGAAATTACTTTTGCCTTCttcatccttttttctctgCTTCCTATTGCTACTGGTGCCATGACAGTTTATATCTTTAAAAGGAGATATTACGCGGTAACTTTCAATAAACAGGGTCGGTCGAAAAAATCCGTTAGACAACTTCAAGAGAATTTTGTTACTGATTTCGATGACACCTCGAATTTATCAGCAACTCTCGCCCTACCAGACAACGATGAACCATTAGTGGTGAGGGAACCTCCCCAAGAGCGTTTAAGTATCTTATTTGCTACTCTTGAATACAATATCCCAGACTGGAatatcaaaatcaaaatagGTGGTTTAGGAGTTATGGCTCAGCTTATGAGCAATAATCTTCAACGTTATGATTTAATCTGGGTAGTACCGTGCGTTGGTGATATCGTTTATCCAGTTGCTGAAACCGCGCCTTCCATCATTGTTAAAATCGTCAACCAAGAGTATGAGGTAAAAGTTTACTATCACTACCTCGAAAATATAAAGTATGTTATTCTTGATTGCCCTATTTTAAGGAAGCAAACGTCCCGCAATCCTTATCCACTACGTATGGACGATTTTTCCTCTGCTATATTCTATAGTATATGGAATCAATCGATTGCAGCTGTAATGATGCGTGAAAATCCTGACATTTATCATATAAATGATTATCATTGCGCTCTAGCCCCTTTATATAACCTTCCTAGAACTGTGCCTTGTGCTGTCTCATTACATAATGCAGAATTCCAGGGTCTTTGGCCTCTTCAATCCGCAAATGATTTAAGAGATGTTTGTGGACTTTTTAATATTCCTAAGTCGGTTTGTAAAGGCTACGTTCAGTTCGGTAACGCTTTCAATTTAATGCATGCGGCTGCCTCGTACGTTCGCAAGCATCAATCTGGTTTTGGTGTAGTAGGTGTTTCCGATAAATATGGTCACCGATCTTGGGTCCGCTATCCCGTTTTTTggagtttaaaaaaagttggGCATTTACCTAATCCCGATCCAACTGATGTCGATCGTGCTACAACTTTTGAACCCAAACAATTACCTGACCTTGCCgaatataatgaaaagcGAAAGGTTGAAAAGCGAAAGACTCAAGAATGGGCTGGATTAACTGTTGACGACACAGCCGACCTTTTGGTGTTTGTTGGACGTTGGTCTGTGCAAAAGGGTATCGATCTCATTGCCGACCTTGCTCCTACGCTGCTAGACAAGTACAACACCCAGATTATCGTCGTTGGTCCAGTAATTGATTTACACGGAAAATTTGCTGCTGAAAAGTTCGCGTACATTATGGAGCGGTATCCCGGGCGCGTTTTTTCTCGTCCCGAGTTTGTTCACTTACCTTCATTCATATTTGATGGCGCTGATTTTGCGTTAATACCTTCTCGTGATGAACCGTTTGGTTTGGTAGCAGTTGAATTTGGTAGAAGGGGAGCTATCTGTATTGGTGCTCGTGTTGGTGGTTTGGGAGAAATGCCTGGATGGTGGTACGTCGTTGAATCTTCAACTACTCCTCATCTCTTGAAGCAATTTGAAACGGCTTGCTCGAGAGCTCTGAACTCCTCGTCCGAACTGCGTCATAATCTTCGCATGGCAGCTATTCAGCAACGCTTTCCCGTCACTGAGTGGATGGCCTTATACGATAAGCTAATAAAGAAGTGCATCAAGACCCACAAGAAAGTTGTTAAAGCAAGCGCTGTCGACGAGCAGTCCGCTTACGTTTCTACTACTCTACCAGGTATTAAAGTTTATGATACGGACGGAGCTGTCGTGGCAAACAAACCTAACGATAAAGTTCAAGAAGCACCTGATACTTCAGAATTGTCTAACTCGACAGCTGAAAAGAACAATATAGTTCCAGGGCAACTTAGCCCAGAGAAACTTGACGAAATTATGGAAGCCGACAATGATTCAGTTGCGTCCTCAGTAGGCAGCCGGCCTTTGTCGGAATTAACTTACGTCTCTCAAAGTTCAATGAATTTTGGATCTAAGCTCGGCGTAAGGTTTATTGATACAAATGGCGTGGCAATCTCGGAGTTTTCGGCAGCTTTAATTAGTTTAACCCCAgaaaattccaaaacaaaGTTGTGCATTGATAATTTCTTGGTGAAAATACTACAAAAATGGTATAATGAAGAGCATCACTATTATAGAACCGGCTTTCGTCCCCGTTTTTACAAGTACTTGAAAACACGAGGCAAGAAACCCCGAGAACTTGATGACGGTTCTAGTGTCCTTTCCGAAAGCTCGTTTCGGGAAGACTTTGGCCCTGTCAGAGGTGTTGCTGGCCACCAGCTATCTACATGTCAAAGAGTGATGTATGTGAAGGTGTTAGGCTGGCCGCTGTATGCTATTTTTCTTGCTCTGGGACAAATCCTatcaatttcttcgtttCATTTATCCCTTTTATCTGGATTTGAAAGGAATCATATGACCTCTCTGTATGTAGTAAGCGGAGTATTTATAATCTCtacctttttttggtgGGGTCtttacaaaaattttgCAAGCATTCATTCTTTGTCGATTCCGTTTACTGTGTATGGTTTAGCATTCACCATGACCGGCATTTCATCTATGCCTTTTATTCCATTTATGACGAGAGGGTGGTTGAGTTATGGAGCTACCTGGATTTATGCTATTGCAGCATCTAGTGGACCATTGTATTTTACATTGAATTTCGAAGATGAGCATACTAAAGGCTTAGGCTCTTGGGTTACTCGAGCTTGTATTTTACATGGTCTTCAACAGTTGTGGACGGCTTTGCTTTGGCTTTGGGGAACACTATCCAGTCGTTTAGATTGGAACTATTCCGTTTTAATCAGACCTATGAACAATATGCTTGTTGCAGCCGCTGTATGGCCGATTGCATTTGTGCTTATGCTAATTACAGTTATGTTGTACAAAGGTCTACCTCCCTTTTATCGACAAACACCAGGTAGCGTACCCGCATTTTCCAAGGCTTTGTTCCATCGTCGAGTAGTTATATGCTTCTTACTTATGGTTGCCAACCAAAACTTTTGGATGTCTTCCTTGATCAGTCATGGATGGAGATTCTTCTGGAATTCTGAACTCACAGTGCTTTGGAAAGTCATTCTTATGATGTTCAGTTTCCTTGTGTTTTTGTGGGTTGGTCTATTGACTTTATTGGGGAGGTTATCGAATACTCATACTTGGTTAATTCCGGTGTTGGGTTTAGGATTTGGAGGAATTAAATGGATTCATGTATTTTGGGGAACATCGAATATCGGATTCTTTTTGCCCTGGGCTGGAATTTCAGGAGCATATATAGGTCGAGCACTATGGCTTTGGCTAGGAGTCTTGGATTCTATCCAAGGAATTGGGTGTGGtctaattcttcttcaaacgCTTTCTCGAAGGCACGTGACGAACACTTTGTTAACTGCTCAAGTAATTGGTGCTTCAGTTACACTGTTGGCGTCTGCAATATCACCTACCAAAACTGGACCGAGCAACGTGTTCCCCGATTTAACTGGTTATACAACAGCTGATGGCTTAAAACCAATTGCTaatcttgctttttgggTCTGTCTTTGCTTAAATGTTATTTTGTGTGGTGTCTATCTAAAATGCTTccacaaagaaaatataaacagGCCTTAg
- the tap42 gene encoding TAP42 family TORC1 signaling protein Tap42 has protein sequence MDAKSLKDLWNETNQLKETKGISQETVPQLVKGYESCLGLVRRVRLFSMNEDIDEVKTSELRYLLLDFELAKCMEQWMQNDRLKVIEYSKSCYENFLRICEGYGLKPLPVSSFTKDTNTRAIKIARYKLRKDMEKEMDSMTKGKIQDEELERRWWINKIRMALEDTVDDFEHIEMEIQILRSSRIQLQGNEEDAITKGKETLRKEEQGKQDHNTWKLDLLSKETLLDPKNRPIQPFTIVSDRNTTSKNVFGPGYNLPTMSVDEYLDEEYKRGNIISQKDNQDQEGSADDEEDDEIADAKTMKARYWDEYTEANPRGSGNTMVNRG, from the coding sequence atgGATGCCAAATCTTTGAAAGATTTGTGGAATGAAACAAACCagttaaaagaaacaaaagggaTTTCTCAAGAAACAGTTCCGCAATTGGTAAAAGGATATGAATCCTGTCTTGGTTTGGTCCGTAGAGTGCGTCTATTCTCTATGAATGAAGATATTGACGAAGTGAAAACGAGTGAATTAAGGTATTTGCTATTGGATTTTGAACTCGCGAAGTGTATGGAACAATGGATGCAGAATGACCGATTAAAAGTCATTGAATACTCAAAGAGTTGTTACGAGAATTTCCTTCGAATATGCGAAGGCTATGGGCTGAAGCCATTACCAGTTTCTTCGTTTACAAAAGATACAAATACCAGAGCTATAAAAATAGCAAGGTACAAGCTACGAAAAGACATGGAAAAAGAGATGGATTCCATGaccaaaggaaaaatacaGGATGAAGAATTGGAGCGAAGATGGTGGATTAACAAAATACGAATGGCGTTAGAAGACACAGTTGACGATTTCGAGCATATTGAAATGGAGATTCAGATTTTAAGAAGTTCACGAATACAGTTACaaggaaatgaagaagatgcgATAACCAAAGGCAAAGAAACGCTGAGAAAGGAAGAGCAAGGAAAGCAGGATCATAATACCTGGAAACTGGATTTGCTTAGTAAAGAAACCCTTCTGGATCCAAAAAATAGACCTATACAACCATTTACGATTGTTTCAGATAGAAATACAACATCGAAAAATGTCTTTGGACCTGGTTATAATTTGCCAACAATGAGTGTGGATGAGTATTTGGATGAGGAATACAAGCGCGGAAATATCATAAGCCAAAAGGATAACCAGGATCAGGAAGGGTCTGCTgacgatgaagaagatgatgaaatAGCTGATGCCAAAACCATGAAAGCACGATACTGGGATGAATATACAGAAGCCAATCCTCGGGGCAGTGGAAACACAATGGTTAACCGTGGATAA
- a CDS encoding WD repeat protein, WDR89 family yields MVAANSSVRIGNDAETYVFDVAQLKDHIAASCSNGTWACYDKTTLRESFKVPKAHSNITGIINYEKHNGVLTCGTDGKLQLWDIRDSSSKPARTWTSQSVPFTCLAANQTEQIAAGSELTRSLASIFLLDARNEQKIIRQWNDAHNDDITSLQFHPKDNNLLLSGSVDGLVNLMDITKDEDTENTDEDPLLHVINHDASIHIARFLGKRRVLALSHMESYALYKLKRDSDDKTWTSKEVTSNQDLRQSLPCSYVIDAFPGNDKRSCMLAFGSFSSNETQLASLDADTGEINKEDIVFERMSTEICRAITYDSKNHVYYTGGEDGMLQCFAV; encoded by the coding sequence ATGGTTGCTGCAAATTCTTCGGTTAGGATTGGAAATGATGCCGAGACATATGTGTTCGACGTAGCTCAACTGAAAGATCATATAGCTGCTAGCTGTTCTAACGGTACTTGGGCTTGTTATGACAAGACAACTTTACGAGAGTCATTCAAAGTCCCAAAAGCGCACTCCAATATCACTGGTATTATCAATTATGAAAAGCATAATGGTGTGCTAACTTGTGGTACTGACGGAAAATTACAACTGTGGGATATACGAGATTCATCATCTAAGCCAGCTAGAACTTGGACCTCACAATCGGTGCCCTTTACATGCTTGGCGGCGAATCAGACAGAGCAAATAGCAGCTGGTTCTGAATTGACACGATCGTTGGCTTCTATCTTTTTGCTAGATGCTAGAAACGAGCAAAAGATCATTCGTCAATGGAACGATGCACACAACGACGATATAACCAGCTTAcaatttcatccaaaagataataatttattacTTTCTGGGTCCGTGGATGGACTTGTAAATCTTATGGACATTACCAAAGATGAAGATACAGAGAATACCGACGAAGACCCATTGTTGCATGTGATTAACCATGATGCTTCTATCCACATTGCTCGCTTTTTAGGTAAGCGAAGAGTTTTGGCATTGTCTCATATGGAATCTTATGCTTTATATAAATTGAAGCGTGATTCGGACGACAAAACATGGACTAGTAAAGAGGTTACTTCTAACCAAGACTTACGACAATCGCTTCCATGCAGTTATGTAATTGATGCTTTTCCTGGTAATGATAAGCGCTCTTGTATGCTGGCTTTcggttctttttcaagtaaTGAGACTCAGTTAGCTTCTTTGGATGCAGATACAGGTGAAATCAATAAAGAAGACATCGTATTTGAAAGGATGAGTACTGAAATATGTCGAGCTATCACTTATGACTCTAAAAATCATGTCTATTACACAGGCGGTGAAGATGGTATGCTACAATGCTTCGCAGTATAA
- the thg1 gene encoding tRNAHis guanylyltransferase Thg1 — MANSRFEYVKQYERMDRLLPETYIVIRIDGKGFHKFTKKHEFEKPNDLRCLSLMNAAAKVVMSEFTDIVLAYGDSDEYSFIWSKSTELYERRESKLVSHVCSLFTSAFVFNWTRYFDIPLLSLPSFDGRAVLYPSIFVLRDYLNWRQADCHINNLYNTTFWALIQKGGLTNTKAEEYLKGTVSSQKHEILFSQFHINYNNELEIYKKGSIWVRELEENESAPSKHQKYSTKQKRKMGLRLLHVSIIDNEFWNTRPYLSILLN, encoded by the exons ATGGCTAATTCTCGGTTTGAGTATGTCAAACAATATGAGCGAATGGATAGATTATTACCTGAAACATATATTGTGATTCGAATTGACGGCAAAGGATTTCACAAATTCACTAAAAAAcatgaatttgaaaaaccGAACGATCTTAGGTGCTTGAGTTTAATGAACGCAGCAGCTAAAGTAGTAATGTCAGAATTTACAGACATTGTATTGGCATATGGGGACAGTGATGAGTACAG TTTTATATGGTCGAAAAGTACTGAACTATATGAACGAAGAGAAAGCAAATTGGTCTCCCATGTGTGCTCCTTGTTTACGTCTGCATTCGTTTTCAATTGGACTCGATATTTTGATATTCCACTCTTGTCTCTTCCATCATTTGACGGCCGTGCTGTTTTGTACCCCagcatttttgttttacgGGATTATCTGAATTGGAGACAGGCAGACTGtcatataaataatttgTACAACACTACGTTTTGGGCTTTAATACAAAAAGGAGGATTAACAAATACAAAGGCAGAAGAATACTTAAAG GGTACCGTCAGTTCtcaaaaacatgaaatTCTCTTTTCCCAGTTTCatataaattataataACGAActtgaaatttataaaaaggGTTCAATCTGGGTACGGGAG cttgaagaaaatgaatcaGCTCCTTCTAAACACCAAAAGTACTCTacgaaacaaaaacgaaaaatggGTCTACGATTGCTTCATGTAAGCATTATTGACAATGAGTTTTGGAATACTCGGCCCTACCTCAGCATATTGCTTAACTAA
- the atg1 gene encoding autophagy serine/threonine protein kinase Atg1 has protein sequence MNAHSNNNQNIGPYVIRSEIGRGSFAIVYKGKHSETKRVVSIKSVLTKKLTKKLLENLESEISILKEIRHVHVVELIDCIKLGRFIHLVMEYCSLGDLSYFIRKREKFSSIPSLAWINVDHPPVYKAGLNETLVRHFMQQLASALQFLRSRSLIHRDVKPQNLLLQPPPTEAFLEQHPQFIGSPKLPMLKLADFGFARYLQTSSMAETLCGSPLYMAPEILRYEKYDAKADLWSVGAVLYEMAVGKPPFKAPNHVELLRRIQRAKDVIKFPEEAFVHSDIKGLICALLKQNPADRIDYDHFFASMVITAPVIDDSSLTGSDIQDAIKGINIPSSSPAYITDFFPKSNPNNPPGGLLRQAFQAQGSVQQPTDISNRRHSARYAQDGTTLPHAPAVFPLESAPPASNFPTHFNSNSNLPISEHKHHNNHVPDRSSTYVVVDRHTINSIERHSDDELDQVQNQEPSVKGNSPSPNEDVFHGSFSPESLPSNTQAYVHPRRIPIPYMKANAYPPHNPYMSHTPVTQLRRAFEQTPVSLPNAPSGNSHESALERALNVANAKLNHGVDGISSKSPIQSLPKQTSLSSRTNAPVNRQAMNKTLMEVLEDLAVKSNAVFHMAEVKLIQVLPSLEIDEAQNDSLKDARLTSASLVSLVKESLTLYQRDIELLQIAFNFFSTVLSNKDEKDSAECREAMEWYQRRYVESLEKSEFLKAVVNSYSFVNTIRMVKPAFASQLIYQRALDISRNAATSELSGNDLVSSLKNYKVANNLLESLLEGEFSIPTGTEDFNNTFTIQKLITLITKRLDLLQGKLQEILPNVTDKVSEGVANMTLTTNYA, from the exons ATGAACGCACATAGTAACAACAATCAAAATATCGGTCCCTATGTTATTCGATCAGAAATTGGACGCGGCTCCTTCGCCATTGTTTACAAGGGAAAGCATTCA GAAACGAAGCGCGTGGTCTCCATTAAGAGTGTATTGACGAAGAAATTAACCAAGAAACTACTGGAGAACTTGGAAAGCGAGATATCAATTCTAAAGGAAATTCGACATGTGCACGTTGTAGAATTAATAGACTGCATTAAACTTGGCAGGTTTATCCACCTCGTTATGGAGTACTGTTCGTTGGGGGATTTAAGCTACTTCATTCGGAAACGAGAGAAATTTAGCAGTATCCCTTCTTTGGCCTGGATTAATGTAGACCATCCACCTGTCTATAAAGCAGGATTGAACGAAACGCTAGTTCGTCATTTTATGCAGCAATTGGCTTCTGCACTTCAATTCCTACGCTCTCGATCTTTAATACATCGAGATGTGAAACCTCAAAATTTGCTTCTACAACCTCCGCCAACTGAAGCCTTTTTAGAGCAACATCCTCAGTTTATTGGTAGCCCAAAGTTACCCATGCTGAAACTGGCTGACTTTGGGTTTGCTCGTTACCTTCAAACATCTAGCATGGCTGAAACTCTGTGTGGATCTCCTTTATACATGGCTCCTGAAATTTTGAGATATGAAAAGTATGATGCAAAAGCAGACTTATGGTCCGTGGGCGCTGTTCTTTATGAAATGGCCGTTGGAAAACCCCCATTTAAAGCTCCCAACCACGTAGAACTTTTACGCCGTATCCAGCGTGCAAAAGATGTTATTAAGTTTCCAGAGGAGGCTTTCGTTCATTCGGATATAAAAGGATTGATCTGTGCCTTGCTAAAGCAAAACCCCGCAGACCGCATTGATTACGACCATTTTTTTGCTAGTATGGTAATTACAGCTCCAGTAATAGATGATTCTTCGTTGACTGGTAGCGATATTCAGGATGCAATCAAGGGTATAAATATCCCTTCTTCTAGCCCTGCATATATCACCGACTTTTTCCCGAAAAGCAACCCCAATAACCCTCCTGGCGGTTTACTACGACAAGCCTTCCAAGCCCAAGGATCTGTACAGCAACCAACAGATATATCCAATCGACGACATTCCGCCCGTTACGCACAGGATGGTACAACATTGCCTCATGCCCCCGCTGTTTTTCCACTCGAAAGTGCACCTCCTGCCAGCAATTTTCCTACGCATTTCAATTCCAATTCGAACTTACCAATCTCCGAGCATAAACACCATAATAACCATGTACCCGACAGAAGTAGTACTTATGTCGTCGTCGATCGACATACTATAAACTCCATTGAACGCCATTCTGATGACGAATTAGACCAAGTTCAAAACCAGGAGCCTTCTGTGAAGGGGAACTCACCTTCTCCAAACGAAGACGTTTTTCATGGAAGTTTTTCACCTGAAAGCTTGCCATCCAACACCCAAGCATATGTTCATCCCCGTCGCATTCCTATACCTTATATGAAAGCCAATGCCTATCCGCCCCATAATCCGTACATGTCGCATACACCAGTTACGCAGTTACGGAGGGCTTTTGAACAGACACCTGTGTCGCTACCAAATGCGCCTAGTGGTAACAGTCATGAAAGTGCATTGGAAAGAGCGCTTAATGTTGCCAATGCAAAACTTAATCATGGAGTTGATGGTATTTCGAGTAAAAGCCCTATTCAGTCATTACCCAAGCAAACTAGCTTGTCAAGCCGTACGAATGCACCTGTTAATCGCCAGGCCATGAATAAGACCCTAATGGAAGTTTTGGAGGATCTCGCTGTTAAATCAAATGCTGTTTTCCATATGGCTGAGGTGAAGTTAATTCAAGTGCTTCCGTCTTTGGAAATTGACGAAGCGCAAAATGATTCATTAAAAGACGCTCGACTCACGTCAGCATCGTTAGTTTCCTTAGTGAAAGAATCACTGACTTTATACCAAAGGGATATTGAGCTCCTTCAAATTgcatttaattttttctctaCCGTTTTGTCTAATAAGGATGAGAAGGATTCGGCTGAGTGCCGAGAAGCAATGGAATGGTATCAAAGAAGATATGTAGAGAGCCTAGAGAAATCTGAGTTCCTAAAGGCCGTTGTAAACTCATATTCCTTTGTAAATACTATACGAATGGTCAAACCCGCGTTTGCATCGCAACTCATCTACCAGAGGGCTTTAGACATA TCTCGAAACGCTGCTACCTCCGAACTTTCCGGTAATGATTTGGTTAGTTCATTGAAGAATTATAAAGTAGCCAATAATTTGTTGGAATCACTACTCGAAGGTGAATTCTCGATTCCTACCGGCACTGAAGACTTCAACAACACTTTTACTATCCAGAAAC TAATCACCCTAATTACAAAGCGCTTGGACTTGTTACAAGGTAAACTGCAAGAAATTCTCCCAAATGTGACCGATAAGGTTTCTGAAGGAGTAGCTAATATGACCCTTACTACGAATTATGCATGA